One Kribbella sp. NBC_00662 genomic region harbors:
- a CDS encoding SUMF1/EgtB/PvdO family nonheme iron enzyme → MNPLEPRPIDLPARVDLGLGTDLSFLDDAKILGAPEDPGDLPRWRAKLAEWRFGAIERTRYDGSHYDEPGREWTQTAYSVALVWLWDDLLYDVETGRFTPDKFVQHGLDEFGGHDAIVLWHAYPVIGIDDRNQFDFYRDVPGLRALVDDLHRLGLKVFFDYNPWDVGTRRSARSDAEEFASLVTDFAVDGVFLDTLKEGDPAFTRALRQANPAIAFEGESRLPMARISDHALSWAQWFADTDAPGVLRAHLFERRHMMHHTRRWNRDHSDELQSAWVNGVGMLVWESVFSAWVGWNARDRATLRRMVAAQRAFAPVLIDGDWIQLTPEIPEKARDHGVYGSRFDLADITFWTLINRDEEDFDGIVLRSEDQVGDWYDVTSGVPITSDDEGVHLVVPGRGVAGIIRVGATAGASCRATARRLGTMPRAHVPESAFPMRPAELVAVPATSGDAEIGATVAVPAGERTLIVRHRRRETGLYDTAPYVEEWKPLPPRLHDMQSVRREVDLPGISVAVREVTNAEYSEFLEATGYRPVVANRFLKHWVEGAPAPGTEDHPVTYVDLPDARAYAAWRGGRLPTEDEWQVAAGVEGFERREPLVWNLTESEYRDGRSRFCILKGGSHYVAQGSDWYADGGPQGPEVSFKLVLTGGGLDRSETIGFRCAG, encoded by the coding sequence GTGAATCCGCTCGAACCGCGGCCCATCGATCTGCCCGCCAGGGTCGATCTGGGGCTCGGGACCGACCTGTCGTTCCTGGACGACGCCAAGATCCTCGGCGCGCCGGAGGACCCGGGCGACCTGCCGCGGTGGCGGGCCAAGCTGGCCGAGTGGCGGTTCGGCGCGATCGAGCGGACGCGATACGACGGCTCGCACTACGACGAACCGGGCCGTGAGTGGACCCAGACGGCGTACTCGGTGGCGCTGGTCTGGCTCTGGGACGACCTGCTGTACGACGTGGAGACCGGCAGGTTCACGCCGGACAAGTTCGTCCAGCACGGGCTCGACGAGTTCGGCGGGCACGACGCGATCGTGCTCTGGCACGCGTACCCGGTGATCGGGATCGACGACCGGAACCAGTTCGACTTCTACCGGGACGTGCCGGGGCTGCGGGCGTTGGTCGACGACCTGCACCGGCTCGGGCTGAAGGTGTTCTTCGACTACAACCCGTGGGACGTCGGCACCCGCCGGTCCGCGCGGTCCGACGCCGAGGAGTTCGCGTCGTTGGTGACGGACTTCGCTGTCGACGGCGTCTTCCTGGACACACTGAAGGAGGGCGATCCGGCCTTCACCCGCGCGCTCCGGCAGGCGAACCCGGCGATCGCGTTCGAGGGCGAGTCACGGTTGCCGATGGCAAGGATCTCCGACCACGCGCTGTCCTGGGCGCAGTGGTTCGCGGACACGGACGCGCCGGGCGTACTGCGGGCGCACCTGTTCGAGCGCCGGCACATGATGCACCACACCCGCCGCTGGAACCGCGACCACAGCGACGAGCTGCAGTCGGCCTGGGTGAACGGCGTCGGCATGCTGGTCTGGGAGTCGGTGTTCTCGGCCTGGGTCGGCTGGAACGCCCGCGACCGCGCGACGCTACGCCGGATGGTCGCGGCGCAGCGCGCGTTCGCGCCGGTGCTGATCGACGGCGACTGGATCCAGCTGACGCCGGAGATCCCGGAGAAGGCCCGCGACCACGGCGTCTACGGATCCCGGTTCGACCTGGCCGACATCACCTTCTGGACGCTGATCAACCGCGACGAGGAGGACTTCGACGGCATCGTCCTGCGCTCCGAGGACCAGGTCGGCGACTGGTACGACGTGACCTCGGGTGTACCGATCACCTCGGACGACGAGGGTGTCCACCTGGTCGTGCCGGGGCGTGGTGTGGCCGGCATCATCCGGGTCGGCGCGACCGCGGGCGCTTCGTGCCGGGCGACGGCACGCCGGCTGGGCACGATGCCGCGGGCGCATGTGCCCGAGTCCGCGTTCCCGATGCGCCCGGCTGAGCTGGTCGCGGTGCCGGCCACTTCCGGTGACGCAGAGATCGGCGCGACGGTCGCCGTACCGGCCGGGGAGCGGACGTTGATCGTGCGGCACCGGCGGCGCGAGACCGGGCTGTACGACACAGCGCCGTACGTCGAGGAGTGGAAGCCGCTGCCGCCCAGACTCCACGACATGCAGTCCGTCAGGCGCGAGGTCGACCTGCCCGGCATCTCGGTCGCGGTGCGTGAGGTGACCAACGCGGAGTACTCCGAGTTCCTCGAGGCGACCGGCTATCGGCCGGTGGTCGCGAACCGGTTCCTGAAGCACTGGGTCGAGGGCGCTCCGGCTCCCGGCACCGAGGACCACCCGGTCACGTACGTCGACCTGCCGGACGCGCGCGCGTACGCTGCGTGGCGTGGCGGACGGCTTCCTACCGAGGACGAGTGGCAGGTCGCTGCGGGCGTCGAAGGTTTCGAACGCCGCGAGCCGCTGGTGTGGAACCTGACCGAGAGCGAGTACCGCGACGGTCGCAGCCGGTTCTGCATCCTCAAGGGCGGTTCGCATTATGTTGCCCAGGGCTCCGATTGGTACGCCGACGGCG
- a CDS encoding ribokinase has translation MQPEVVVVGSANVDLVLPVQRIPRPGETVLAGAMSRGPGGKGANQAVAAARAGARTAMVVALGADDGGALLRDALGGSGVDLSLATTGDAPTGTAIITVEESGENSIVVAPGANGELTLSEPAMTAIGQAKIVLSQLEIPFSTVRAAAAASAYFILNAAPAAELSDELLAEVDLLVVNETEAEAIGGPDRSALLKKVPAAIVTLGGDGAVILTRDADEIAVPGVPVEVVDTTAAGDTFCGVLAAALAAASANDSITGSDLTNAVRRANVAASLSVQAAGAISSVPHGDAIDARYAEVYL, from the coding sequence GTGCAGCCTGAGGTTGTCGTAGTTGGCAGTGCGAACGTGGATCTGGTGTTACCGGTCCAGCGGATCCCGCGCCCGGGCGAGACTGTTCTCGCGGGTGCGATGAGCCGTGGACCGGGCGGTAAGGGAGCCAACCAGGCGGTCGCCGCGGCGCGGGCCGGTGCCCGGACCGCGATGGTGGTCGCGCTCGGTGCGGACGACGGCGGCGCGCTGCTGCGCGACGCGCTCGGCGGCTCCGGAGTAGACCTCTCGCTGGCGACGACCGGCGACGCTCCGACCGGTACGGCGATCATCACGGTCGAGGAGAGCGGCGAGAACTCGATCGTGGTCGCGCCCGGCGCGAACGGCGAGCTGACCCTCTCCGAACCGGCCATGACCGCAATCGGACAAGCGAAAATCGTTCTTTCCCAATTGGAGATCCCGTTCTCCACCGTCCGGGCGGCGGCCGCGGCATCGGCGTACTTCATCCTCAACGCCGCCCCGGCCGCGGAACTGTCCGACGAGTTGCTCGCCGAGGTCGACCTGCTGGTGGTGAACGAGACCGAGGCCGAGGCGATCGGTGGTCCGGACCGGTCCGCGCTGCTGAAGAAGGTGCCGGCCGCGATCGTCACACTGGGCGGGGACGGCGCGGTGATTCTCACCCGTGACGCCGACGAGATCGCGGTTCCCGGCGTACCTGTCGAGGTCGTCGACACGACCGCCGCGGGCGATACGTTCTGTGGTGTGCTGGCCGCGGCGTTAGCTGCCGCGTCAGCTAACGACTCGATTACCGGAAGCGACCTGACGAACGCGGTCCGACGCGCTAACGTTGCTGCTTCATTGAGTGTTCAAGCCGCGGGGGCGATCTCCTCGGTGCCTCACGGGGATGCAATCGACGCGCGTTATGCGGAGGTGTACCTGTGA
- a CDS encoding ADP-ribosylglycohydrolase family protein → MRMTWVQPEDLLPHQLVQARSEGVDVTDVQARWLAAGGTTDAPVSGASAEPAPPALRALARELLDVLDARTAEWHEPEIPDLSSLGEPVELETRTLNAWLGRCAGNLLGKPVEKIPREGIREILASSGQWPLTQYITAVGVPEDVQQRWPWNRRSKVNSLREVIDGMPEDDDINFAILALLMMERYGRGLTTEDVAQSWLNDLPAGRVFTAERVAYRNLLEGVDPARAAVVGNPFREWIGAQIRTDAYGWAHPGDRTAAARLALVDARLSHTGAGVDGALWVAAMSAAALVLDDPVKAAVAGLEVVNAQGAIARAVRFGLTLADAGLDDALDALHAEYGDLHWVHAVNNTALTAYALTAPDFATAIGRAVMGGWDTDSAGATVGAVFGATRGVPAEWSTPLDNRVTTSLPGMNQIAIDELAARTVEVSRGAA, encoded by the coding sequence ATGAGAATGACCTGGGTGCAGCCGGAGGATCTGCTCCCGCACCAGCTGGTCCAGGCGCGGTCCGAGGGTGTGGACGTCACCGATGTCCAGGCCCGCTGGCTGGCGGCGGGCGGTACGACGGACGCGCCCGTATCGGGTGCCTCCGCCGAGCCCGCGCCACCGGCGCTGCGCGCACTGGCCCGTGAGCTGCTCGACGTACTCGACGCCCGTACTGCGGAGTGGCACGAGCCGGAGATCCCGGACCTGTCGTCCCTCGGTGAGCCGGTCGAGCTCGAGACGCGGACGTTGAACGCGTGGCTCGGCCGGTGCGCGGGCAACCTGCTCGGCAAGCCGGTGGAGAAGATCCCGCGGGAGGGTATCCGGGAGATCCTCGCCAGCTCCGGGCAGTGGCCGTTGACGCAGTACATCACTGCTGTCGGCGTACCGGAGGACGTGCAGCAGCGGTGGCCGTGGAACCGGCGGTCGAAGGTGAACAGCCTGCGCGAGGTCATCGACGGGATGCCGGAGGACGACGACATCAACTTCGCCATCCTCGCGCTGCTGATGATGGAGCGGTACGGGCGTGGGCTGACCACCGAGGACGTCGCGCAGAGCTGGCTGAACGACCTCCCGGCCGGACGCGTGTTCACCGCGGAACGTGTTGCCTACCGCAACCTTCTCGAAGGTGTCGACCCGGCCCGCGCGGCCGTCGTCGGGAACCCGTTCCGCGAGTGGATCGGCGCGCAGATCCGGACCGACGCCTACGGCTGGGCGCACCCCGGCGACCGTACTGCGGCCGCCCGGCTGGCCCTCGTCGACGCCCGGCTGAGCCACACCGGCGCCGGCGTCGACGGCGCACTCTGGGTAGCCGCGATGTCCGCGGCCGCCCTGGTCCTCGACGACCCGGTCAAGGCAGCGGTCGCCGGCCTCGAAGTGGTCAACGCGCAGGGTGCGATCGCCCGCGCCGTCCGCTTCGGTCTGACGCTGGCGGACGCCGGGCTCGACGACGCGCTGGACGCCTTGCACGCGGAGTACGGCGACCTGCACTGGGTGCACGCGGTGAACAACACGGCACTCACGGCGTACGCGCTGACCGCTCCGGATTTCGCCACCGCGATCGGTCGTGCGGTGATGGGCGGCTGGGACACCGATTCGGCCGGCGCCACGGTGGGCGCTGTGTTTGGCGCGACGCGCGGGGTTCCGGCAGAGTGGTCCACACCACTGGACAACCGGGTGACCACAAGCCTCCCGGGAATGAACCAGATCGCGATCGACGAACTGGCGGCCAGGACTGTGGAGGTGTCGCGGGGTGCAGCCTGA
- a CDS encoding ADP-ribosylglycohydrolase family protein: MTSELESKSVGALVGSAVGDAIGGAVEGWTPEAIRERHGGWVTGIVGPWYDDWRTARPIAPYHKGDGHITDDTLMTHALVEVYDERRTHLDAYAVAESLVPKMIDGTRWVPELEADALLLQRVFLAEKWLVARLHYGHVDPREAGVGNIVNCGAAMYMAPVGVANAGDPEGAYAEALDVAGAHQSSYGREAAGVFAAAVAAAMIPGATAASAVGAALGLAKDGTRRAVEAVVEAADGVTDWEQAIPALRKAIEPYDTVGPNYRELSMDARRPSRTKAIEELPVALGFVLVSEGDVRRAVLGGTNYGRDADSIASMAGAITGALSGIDGVPADWAAEIADASKTDLIEPGRVMASVAVDLQAADARRWARRSEVLEILTR, encoded by the coding sequence GTGACGTCCGAGCTGGAAAGCAAGTCGGTAGGTGCCCTCGTCGGTTCCGCGGTCGGTGACGCGATCGGTGGAGCCGTCGAGGGCTGGACCCCGGAGGCGATCCGGGAACGGCACGGCGGCTGGGTGACCGGCATCGTCGGCCCGTGGTACGACGACTGGCGGACGGCGCGTCCGATCGCGCCGTACCACAAGGGCGACGGGCACATCACCGACGACACGTTGATGACGCACGCGCTGGTCGAGGTGTACGACGAACGCCGTACCCACCTCGACGCCTACGCGGTCGCCGAGTCGCTGGTGCCGAAGATGATCGACGGGACCCGCTGGGTGCCCGAGCTCGAGGCGGACGCGTTGCTGCTGCAGCGGGTGTTCCTGGCCGAGAAGTGGCTGGTCGCCCGGCTGCACTACGGGCACGTCGACCCGCGCGAGGCCGGCGTCGGCAACATCGTCAATTGCGGTGCGGCGATGTACATGGCGCCGGTCGGCGTCGCCAACGCGGGTGATCCCGAGGGCGCGTACGCCGAGGCGCTCGACGTTGCCGGCGCGCATCAGTCGAGCTACGGGCGGGAGGCGGCCGGCGTGTTCGCGGCCGCCGTCGCCGCCGCGATGATCCCGGGCGCGACTGCCGCGTCCGCGGTCGGGGCCGCGCTCGGCCTGGCCAAGGACGGCACTCGGAGGGCCGTCGAGGCGGTGGTCGAAGCAGCCGACGGGGTGACCGACTGGGAGCAGGCGATCCCCGCGTTGCGCAAGGCGATCGAGCCCTACGACACGGTCGGTCCGAACTACCGCGAGCTGTCGATGGACGCCCGTCGTCCGAGCCGGACGAAAGCGATCGAGGAGCTCCCGGTCGCGCTCGGTTTCGTCCTGGTCTCCGAAGGAGATGTCCGCCGCGCGGTCCTGGGTGGCACGAACTACGGCCGCGACGCGGACTCGATCGCGTCGATGGCCGGCGCGATCACCGGGGCTTTGAGTGGCATCGACGGCGTACCCGCGGACTGGGCTGCCGAGATCGCCGACGCGAGCAAGACCGACCTGATCGAGCCAGGGCGGGTGATGGCCTCGGTGGCCGTCGACCTGCAGGCCGCCGACGCGCGTCGATGGGCGCGGCGTAGCGAAGTACTGGAGATTTTGACGCGATGA
- a CDS encoding ABC transporter substrate-binding protein, with the protein MKKVLTALLAAGALVTLAACGGNSDDNGSGSSTEKVTLKFQSLAFQKTTVAATKKIVADWNAANPDIQVEYVQGSWDSVHDQLVTQFQGGTAPDIIHDESADITGFINQGYLADLSPYLSQGTKDAVPQGVWDTVSNDGKIYGAPTLMQSYVVLANSALLKQAGITATGDSLTWDDLAADAKKLTAAGKYGLGWGLKSPTATVLNLGMNFDGKFFDGSGKDAKATIGDPELEVPKRIHAMAYDDKSIDPTSLTQSASDVLPGFYAGKYGMIVAGNYVAQQILEEAPKTFQWEVLPPLKGTSTKQAANPQTLSVPAEGKHIEQSAKFIDYFMKAENLAAVGQGDWLIPTTQAARDAILKTTGGKNGWQQTLASGTDLTKAPFQSVENYPKWKDQIATPALQEYLANKTDLAALGKKLSDGWGQVNQ; encoded by the coding sequence ATGAAGAAGGTACTGACCGCGTTGCTCGCGGCGGGTGCGCTGGTGACGCTCGCCGCGTGTGGGGGCAACAGCGACGACAACGGATCGGGGAGCAGCACAGAGAAGGTGACGCTGAAGTTCCAGAGCCTCGCCTTCCAGAAGACGACGGTGGCCGCGACCAAGAAGATCGTGGCCGACTGGAACGCCGCCAACCCCGACATCCAGGTCGAGTACGTCCAGGGCAGCTGGGACTCCGTCCACGACCAGCTGGTCACCCAGTTCCAGGGCGGGACGGCGCCGGACATCATCCACGACGAGTCCGCCGACATCACCGGCTTCATCAACCAGGGGTACCTCGCGGACCTGTCGCCGTACCTGAGCCAAGGCACCAAGGACGCTGTCCCGCAGGGCGTCTGGGACACGGTCTCGAACGACGGCAAGATCTACGGCGCACCGACCCTGATGCAGTCGTACGTCGTGCTCGCGAACTCCGCGCTGCTCAAGCAGGCCGGGATCACCGCGACCGGTGACTCGCTGACCTGGGACGACCTGGCCGCCGACGCGAAGAAGCTGACCGCGGCCGGCAAGTACGGACTCGGCTGGGGCCTGAAGAGCCCGACCGCGACCGTACTGAACCTCGGTATGAACTTCGACGGCAAGTTCTTCGACGGCAGCGGCAAGGACGCCAAGGCGACGATCGGCGACCCGGAGCTCGAGGTGCCGAAGCGGATCCACGCGATGGCGTACGACGACAAGTCGATCGACCCGACCTCGCTGACCCAGAGCGCCTCCGACGTGCTGCCCGGGTTCTACGCCGGCAAGTACGGGATGATTGTCGCTGGCAACTATGTCGCGCAGCAGATCCTCGAGGAGGCGCCGAAGACCTTCCAGTGGGAGGTGCTGCCGCCGCTGAAGGGCACCAGCACCAAGCAGGCCGCGAACCCGCAGACCCTGTCGGTGCCGGCCGAGGGTAAGCACATCGAGCAGTCGGCGAAGTTCATCGACTACTTCATGAAGGCCGAGAACCTGGCCGCGGTCGGCCAGGGCGACTGGCTGATCCCGACCACGCAGGCGGCCCGGGACGCGATCCTGAAGACGACCGGCGGCAAGAACGGCTGGCAGCAGACGCTTGCCAGCGGCACCGATCTGACCAAGGCGCCGTTCCAGAGCGTGGAGAACTACCCGAAGTGGAAGGACCAGATCGCGACGCCGGCGCTGCAGGAGTACCTGGCGAACAAGACCGATCTGGCCGCGTTGGGCAAGAAACTGAGCGATGGATGGGGTCAGGTCAACCAGTGA
- a CDS encoding carbohydrate ABC transporter permease: MRTRPATRVLQYVAVLAYLIFLGFPLLWLISSSLKSPQEFASITPSILPKHVDFSNYSDALNEQGLVRGLGNSLQISIYSTILVLIVALPVSYALARFRSRLRPLTNGWILVSQVFPVILIVIPLFMILRPLHLTNTIPGVVIVYMVWSLPFALWMLQGYVAAVPRELEEAASVDGAGRLRTIVSIVMPLLRPGLIATAMFTFISAWNEFFFALVLLQDPQLKTLPLVLARFVGAEGQVQFGPLAAASVLATVPSLVFFAFLQRRLTSGLLSGAVKG, translated from the coding sequence ATGAGAACCCGTCCGGCCACCCGTGTCCTCCAGTACGTCGCTGTCCTCGCGTACCTGATCTTCCTCGGCTTCCCGCTGCTCTGGCTGATCTCCAGCTCGCTCAAGTCGCCGCAGGAGTTCGCGAGCATCACGCCGTCGATCCTTCCCAAGCACGTCGACTTCTCCAACTACTCCGACGCGCTGAACGAGCAGGGCCTGGTCCGCGGTCTCGGCAACAGCCTGCAGATCTCGATCTACAGCACGATCCTGGTGCTGATCGTGGCGCTGCCGGTGTCGTACGCGCTGGCCCGCTTCCGCAGCCGGCTGCGGCCGCTGACGAACGGCTGGATCCTGGTCAGCCAGGTGTTCCCGGTGATCCTGATCGTGATCCCGCTGTTCATGATCCTGCGTCCGCTGCACCTGACGAACACGATCCCCGGCGTGGTGATCGTCTACATGGTCTGGTCGCTCCCGTTCGCGCTGTGGATGCTGCAGGGGTACGTCGCCGCCGTGCCGCGCGAGCTGGAGGAAGCGGCCTCTGTGGACGGCGCCGGCCGGCTCCGGACGATCGTCTCGATCGTGATGCCGCTGCTCCGGCCGGGACTGATCGCGACCGCGATGTTCACCTTCATCTCGGCGTGGAACGAGTTCTTCTTCGCCCTGGTCCTGTTGCAGGACCCGCAACTCAAGACACTTCCGCTGGTACTCGCCCGCTTCGTCGGTGCCGAGGGCCAGGTGCAGTTCGGTCCCTTGGCAGCCGCCTCGGTCCTCGCGACCGTGCCAAGTTTGGTGTTCTTCGCCTTCCTGCAGCGCCGGTTGACCTCCGGCCTGCTGAGCGGCGCAGTCAAAGGTTAG
- a CDS encoding carbohydrate ABC transporter permease, translated as MTATLTAPTQVQKPQKPKQNREAIFLFLPALLPVLILSVYPLIRGIALGFTDARAGLRVETNFVGFDNFSKLLHNNLFWDSFRIGVIWTLSVTILQFVAALGLALLLNTDIKFRGVARTLALIPWAMPPVVVAIMWRLLLHPTNGPVNEILQNLHLTDHPINFLGNFSTALPAVIVVGIWVGMPMTTVTLLAGLQGIDRTLYEAAAVDGAGAWSQFWNITLPQLRTVIVAITSLDMIWNFNSFGLVYVLTAGGPGGKTMLPMLFAYNEAFRYGNFGMAAAMGDVMVVIIILFLFFYLRNRLRSEA; from the coding sequence ATGACCGCGACCCTGACCGCGCCGACGCAGGTGCAGAAACCACAAAAGCCCAAGCAGAACAGAGAAGCGATCTTCCTGTTCCTGCCCGCCCTGCTGCCGGTGCTGATCCTCAGCGTCTACCCGCTGATCCGCGGTATCGCGCTCGGTTTCACCGACGCACGCGCCGGGCTCCGCGTCGAGACGAACTTCGTCGGCTTCGACAACTTCAGCAAGCTGTTGCACAACAACCTGTTCTGGGACTCGTTCCGGATCGGCGTGATCTGGACCTTGTCGGTCACGATCCTCCAGTTCGTCGCCGCACTCGGTCTCGCGCTGCTGCTCAACACCGACATCAAGTTCCGCGGTGTCGCCCGCACCCTCGCGCTGATCCCGTGGGCGATGCCCCCGGTGGTCGTCGCGATCATGTGGCGGCTGCTGCTGCACCCGACCAACGGCCCGGTCAACGAGATCCTGCAGAACCTGCACCTCACCGACCACCCGATCAACTTCCTCGGCAACTTCAGTACGGCGCTGCCGGCCGTGATCGTGGTCGGCATCTGGGTCGGTATGCCGATGACCACGGTGACGCTCCTCGCCGGTCTGCAAGGCATCGACCGCACCCTGTACGAAGCGGCCGCGGTCGACGGCGCCGGCGCGTGGAGCCAGTTCTGGAACATCACGCTCCCGCAGCTCCGCACCGTCATCGTCGCGATCACCAGCCTCGACATGATCTGGAACTTCAACTCGTTCGGCCTGGTGTACGTGCTGACCGCCGGCGGCCCGGGCGGCAAGACGATGCTGCCGATGCTGTTCGCCTACAACGAGGCGTTCCGCTACGGGAACTTCGGAATGGCCGCCGCGATGGGTGACGTGATGGTCGTCATCATCATCCTGTTCCTGTTCTTCTACCTGCGGAACCGCCTGCGGAGCGAAGCATGA
- a CDS encoding LacI family DNA-binding transcriptional regulator, with protein sequence MSRPTIAGVARAAGVSVASVSRVLNGLPATEEMVERVQRAVQELGYVPDARARSLKVGRTFQLTLAVADVGNPVYVTMMRAVEEVVSAAGYRLVVTTTGPDVVDEVALVRGMARGYADGLLISPIRVDEDLVKSIRECEVPVVVAGNVPAKAGVDTVRANSPKGMLLAVEHLVSEGRTRIAFLNGPSDTVPGAARSKGFTEALKAHDLQPAALAEATDFTFAAGRATAPELLGAEFDAVICANDLLAVGLMHELAARGLRVPEDVAVVGMDDSELAEQCFPTLTSVNLGSAERGRRAAELLLARIEDTERTPRRIVVQPSLSIRRSTP encoded by the coding sequence GTGAGTCGTCCGACGATCGCTGGGGTGGCCCGGGCGGCCGGGGTCTCGGTGGCGTCGGTGTCGCGCGTGCTGAACGGGTTGCCCGCGACCGAGGAGATGGTCGAGCGGGTGCAGCGTGCCGTGCAGGAGCTCGGGTACGTGCCGGATGCGCGGGCGCGGTCGCTGAAGGTCGGGCGGACGTTCCAGTTGACGCTGGCGGTCGCCGACGTCGGTAACCCGGTGTACGTGACGATGATGCGAGCGGTCGAGGAGGTCGTGTCCGCGGCCGGCTACCGGCTCGTGGTGACGACGACCGGGCCCGATGTGGTGGACGAGGTCGCGTTGGTCCGGGGCATGGCGCGCGGGTACGCCGACGGCCTGCTGATCAGCCCGATCCGCGTCGACGAGGACCTGGTCAAGTCGATCCGCGAGTGCGAGGTGCCGGTGGTCGTCGCCGGTAACGTCCCCGCCAAGGCCGGCGTCGACACGGTCCGTGCCAACTCCCCGAAGGGCATGCTGCTCGCGGTCGAACACCTGGTGTCCGAAGGTCGCACCCGAATCGCCTTCCTGAACGGCCCGTCCGACACCGTCCCCGGAGCCGCCCGCTCGAAGGGTTTCACCGAGGCCCTCAAAGCCCACGACCTGCAGCCCGCCGCCCTCGCGGAGGCAACCGACTTCACTTTCGCTGCCGGACGCGCTACCGCTCCCGAACTCCTCGGTGCTGAATTCGACGCCGTCATCTGTGCGAACGATCTGCTCGCCGTGGGGTTGATGCATGAGTTGGCGGCGCGTGGTTTGCGGGTGCCGGAGGACGTGGCCGTGGTGGGGATGGATGACAGTGAGCTGGCCGAGCAGTGTTTTCCGACGTTGACGAGTGTGAATCTGGGGTCGGCCGAGCGGGGGCGGCGGGCGGCTGAGTTGCTGTTGGCAAGGATCGAGGACACCGAACGGACGCCGCGGCGCATCGTCGTACAGCCGTCGTTGAGTATCAGGAGGTCCACCCCGTGA
- a CDS encoding TrkA family potassium uptake protein, whose translation MVLIVVVDRDGYRDSYDGKVGLIDSIYYATVTLTTTGYGDITPVTPTARLVNAFIVTPLRIAFLVVLVGTTLEVLANEGRRIMRDTRWRKRMKDHTIVVGYGTKGRSAVQTLISNGVKRDNIVVIDPRAQAIGDAGNDQMAAFHGDATNRTVLRRAEVMTAREVIVTTDRDDSAVLVTLAVRQLNPNAHVVVAVREEDNVPLLRQSGADAVVTSSEAVGRLLGLTSVSPNLGEVMEDLLTYGEGLEVAERPVLGREVGKPPSAVPDRVVSVVRDGKVHRYYDSNVSVLAAGDKLIVVRPAKETPWAERPGADETEE comes from the coding sequence ATGGTGCTGATCGTGGTGGTCGACCGTGACGGGTACCGGGACAGCTACGACGGCAAAGTCGGGCTGATCGACAGCATCTACTACGCAACCGTCACGCTCACCACGACCGGGTACGGCGACATCACTCCGGTGACGCCCACTGCCCGGCTGGTGAACGCCTTCATCGTGACTCCGCTGCGGATCGCGTTCCTGGTGGTTCTGGTCGGTACGACACTGGAAGTGCTGGCCAACGAGGGTCGCCGGATCATGCGCGACACGCGCTGGAGGAAACGGATGAAGGACCACACCATCGTCGTCGGCTACGGGACCAAGGGCCGCTCCGCCGTACAGACGCTGATCAGCAACGGGGTCAAGCGCGACAACATCGTGGTGATCGACCCGCGGGCGCAGGCGATCGGTGACGCGGGCAACGACCAGATGGCTGCCTTCCACGGCGACGCGACCAACCGGACGGTACTGCGTCGCGCCGAGGTGATGACCGCCCGCGAGGTGATCGTGACGACCGACCGGGACGACTCGGCGGTCCTGGTCACGCTGGCGGTGCGGCAGCTCAACCCGAACGCGCACGTCGTGGTCGCGGTCCGCGAGGAGGACAACGTGCCGCTGCTCCGGCAGAGCGGCGCGGACGCGGTCGTCACCTCGTCCGAGGCGGTCGGCCGGCTGCTCGGCCTGACCTCGGTCAGTCCGAACCTCGGTGAGGTGATGGAGGACCTGCTCACCTACGGCGAGGGCCTCGAGGTCGCGGAACGTCCCGTCCTGGGCCGCGAGGTCGGCAAGCCCCCGTCCGCCGTACCCGACCGCGTCGTCTCCGTGGTCCGCGACGGCAAGGTCCACCGGTACTACGACTCGAACGTCTCGGTCCTGGCCGCCGGCGACAAGCTGATCGTCGTCCGCCCCGCCAAGGAGACCCCCTGGGCCGAACGCCCCGGCGCGGACGAAACCGAGGAATAG